Proteins from one Tenrec ecaudatus isolate mTenEca1 chromosome 8, mTenEca1.hap1, whole genome shotgun sequence genomic window:
- the LOC142454539 gene encoding large ribosomal subunit protein uL14-like, with amino-acid sequence MSKRGRGGSSGAKFRISLGLPVGAVINCADNTGVKNLYIISVKGIKGRLNRLPAAGVGDMVMATVKKGKPELRKKVHPAVVIRQRKSYRRKDGVFLYFEDNAGVIVNNKGEMKGSAITGLVAKECADLWPRIASNAGSIA; translated from the coding sequence ATGTCGAAGCGAGGACGTGGTGGGTCCTCCGGTGCAAAGTTCCGTATTTCCCTGGGTCTTCCGGTCGGAGCGGTGATCAACTGTGCTGACAACACGGGAGTCAAAAATCTATATATCATCTCCGTGAAGGGGATCAAGGGCCGGCTAAACAGACTGCCCGCTGCCGGAGTGGGTGACATGGTCATGGCCACAGTCAAGAAAGGCAAACCCGAACTCAGAAAGAAGGTCCATCCTGCGGTGGTGATACGGCAACGGAAATCCTACCGGAGAAAAGACGGTGTGTTCCTTTATTTCGAAGATAATGCGGGGGTCATTGTGAACAATAAAGGCGAGATGAAAGGTTCGGCCATCACAGGACTGGTTGCAAAGGAGTGTGCGGACTTGTGGCCTCGGATTGCGTCCAATGCCGGCAGCATTGCGTGA